In the Mesorhizobium sp. WSM2240 genome, GCGAACGATCCTCGATCACGTATTGGAGCGGCTTGCGCCGCAATGCGACGGCGTCGTGCTGAATGCGAATGGCGATCCTGCCCGGTTTGCCCGCTTCGGACTTCCCGTTGTGGCGGACACGGTCGATAACTATCCGGGACCGCTCGCCGGCGTGCTTGCCGCGCTCGACTGGACGGCTGCGAGCAGGCCCAACATCGAATGGGTCGTAAGCGTCGCGGGAGACTGTCCTTTCCTGCCGCGCGATCTCGTCGATCGCCTGCACCAGGCCCGGGTGACGCATGAGGCGGACCTGGCTGTGGCGGCATCCGGCGATCAGACGCATCCCGTCATCGGGCTCTGGAAGGTCGACTTGCGGGATGAGTTACGCCATGCGCTTGTCGAGGAGGACATCCGCAAGATCGATCGCTGGACGGCTCGCTATCGGCTCGCGACCGTATCCTGGCCGGCCGAACCAGTGGACCCATTTTTCAACGCCAATACGGTGGAGGATCTCGCCGAGGC is a window encoding:
- the mobA gene encoding molybdenum cofactor guanylyltransferase MobA gives rise to the protein MPNEKPATLGVVLAGGLARRMGGGDKSMRRIGGRTILDHVLERLAPQCDGVVLNANGDPARFARFGLPVVADTVDNYPGPLAGVLAALDWTAASRPNIEWVVSVAGDCPFLPRDLVDRLHQARVTHEADLAVAASGDQTHPVIGLWKVDLRDELRHALVEEDIRKIDRWTARYRLATVSWPAEPVDPFFNANTVEDLAEAERLSALLAD